Proteins from a single region of Numenius arquata chromosome Z, bNumArq3.hap1.1, whole genome shotgun sequence:
- the SREK1IP1 gene encoding protein SREK1IP1 — protein sequence MALPGGNKDNIRAGCKKCGYPGHLTFECRNFLRVDPQRDIVLDVSSTSSEDSEEEELQRLQAMREKKNLNEEEEKKKQKRKSKEKTKLKRPRKRSSSSSAAEEDGQKSKKQKSHKKEREKEKKNKSKKGKHRKKEKKKRRKEKSSSSDSSDSSSSD from the exons ATGGCTTTGCCGG GTGGAAATAAGGATAACATCAGAGCAGGATGCAAGAAGTGTGGATATC CTGGTCATCTGACATTCGAATGTCGAAACTTCCTCCGAGTAGATCCTCAAAGAGATATTGTTTTAGATGTCAGCAGCACTAGCAGCGAAGACAGCGAGGAAGAAGAACTACAGAGATTGCAAGCCATGCGTGAAAAAAAGA ATTTaaatgaggaggaagagaaaaagaaacaaaaaagaaaaagcaaagaaaaaacaaaattaaagagaCCAAGGAAAAG aTCTTCCTCATCAAGTGCAGCTGAAGAGGATGGGCAAaagtcaaaaaaacaaaaatcacacaaaaaagaaagggaaaaggaaaaaaagaataaatctaagaaaggaaaacatcgtaaaaaggagaaaaagaagagacgaAAGGAAAAAAGTTCATCTTCTGATAGTTCAGACAGTTCTAGTAGTGACTGA